The following are encoded together in the Desulfonauticus submarinus genome:
- a CDS encoding cofactor-independent phosphoglycerate mutase yields the protein MKIIFLIEDGMGDFPLPELNNKTPLEAANTSYLDSLAPHSLIGRCQTIPQGFPPGSDVANMALLGYDPVKYHTGRGPIEAAAQNIITQKNDLIWRCNLVEITDFSSQGKMLDYSAGHIDTNTAKKLIGWLNSKLSSSEFKLIPGVQYRHLLIQPQGYQKISNLSPRPPHDILSQNISQDIKTYKQYPPLYNFLKDAFKLLNHNPIWPKANSLWPWGQGKPLTLPDFTQKTGLKGAVISAVDLIKGLGQAANLEVIEVKGATGLVNTNYQGKLEAAINFLKTGDFLFLHLEGPDEAGHIGSIRDKIQAIEKFDKYILGPLLKNLNQSFTVVILCDHFTPITLRTHIADPVPFLIYNSQKKFKDKGQKTFSEKSAQQSPLFIRKGENFLNFVLEQANA from the coding sequence ATGAAGATTATTTTTCTTATTGAAGATGGAATGGGTGATTTTCCTCTACCAGAGTTAAACAATAAAACTCCTTTAGAAGCTGCCAATACTTCTTATCTAGACAGTTTAGCTCCTCATTCTTTAATAGGCAGATGTCAAACCATACCCCAAGGATTCCCCCCTGGGTCTGATGTAGCGAATATGGCTCTATTAGGTTATGATCCAGTTAAATATCATACTGGCAGGGGTCCTATTGAAGCTGCAGCACAAAACATTATTACCCAAAAAAATGATCTAATATGGCGCTGTAATTTAGTAGAAATAACTGATTTCTCCTCTCAAGGGAAAATGTTAGATTACAGTGCTGGTCATATAGATACAAATACAGCAAAAAAATTAATTGGCTGGTTAAACTCCAAACTCTCATCTTCAGAGTTTAAACTAATCCCTGGCGTTCAATATAGACATCTTTTAATTCAACCCCAAGGATACCAAAAAATTTCTAACTTATCCCCAAGGCCTCCTCATGACATTTTAAGTCAAAACATCTCGCAAGATATAAAGACTTATAAACAATATCCTCCCTTATACAATTTTCTAAAAGATGCTTTTAAATTATTAAACCATAACCCAATCTGGCCTAAGGCCAATTCTCTCTGGCCTTGGGGACAAGGAAAACCACTAACATTACCAGATTTCACTCAAAAAACAGGCTTAAAAGGAGCTGTAATCTCAGCAGTTGATTTGATCAAAGGACTAGGACAGGCAGCAAACCTAGAAGTGATTGAGGTGAAAGGTGCTACTGGACTTGTAAATACAAACTATCAAGGCAAGCTAGAAGCTGCCATAAACTTTTTAAAAACAGGAGATTTTCTTTTTTTACATCTAGAAGGTCCTGATGAAGCAGGACATATTGGAAGCATTAGGGACAAGATTCAGGCTATAGAAAAATTTGATAAATATATTTTAGGCCCCCTTTTAAAAAATTTAAACCAATCCTTTACTGTGGTAATCCTGTGTGATCATTTTACCCCCATCACTTTAAGAACTCACATAGCAGATCCAGTACCCTTTTTAATCTACAATTCTCAAAAAAAATTTAAGGATAAAGGACAAAAAACGTTTAGTGAAAAAAGTGCCCAACAATCTCCTCTTTTTATCAGAAAAGGAGAAAATTTTCTAAACTTTGTTTTGGAGCAAGCCAATGCCTAA